From Novipirellula galeiformis, the proteins below share one genomic window:
- a CDS encoding ABC transporter ATP-binding protein, with product MIKTVDLTKKYGDAFAIKGIDLDLQAGDLFGFIGPNGAGKTTTMRIIATLLEPTWGEAYVCGHSVHTQPKEIRRLVGYMPDFFGVYDDMTVVEYLEFFAAAYRINGQKRTDRVDEMLDVVDLEFKRDAYANTLSRGQTQRLGLARTLLHDPQVLLLDEPLSGLDPRARIEMRNLLRKLGEMGKTVIVSSHILPELADVCNKVGIIDRGELKQNAKVTEVIRMVREHTVLVIQTAEREQMDEVAKLLQGHEKVQATEPGDDAIRIILKAGVDEYSDLPKWLIENGINLKRFSEEELDLESAFMALTQGTSRRM from the coding sequence GTGATTAAGACAGTTGACTTAACGAAAAAGTATGGCGACGCGTTCGCGATCAAAGGCATCGACTTGGATCTCCAGGCCGGAGACTTGTTCGGGTTTATCGGTCCCAACGGAGCGGGCAAGACGACGACGATGCGGATCATCGCGACGCTGCTTGAACCGACCTGGGGCGAAGCCTACGTGTGCGGCCATAGTGTGCATACCCAACCCAAAGAAATTCGCCGTCTGGTGGGATACATGCCCGATTTTTTCGGGGTTTATGACGACATGACCGTGGTGGAGTATCTCGAATTCTTTGCCGCGGCGTATCGTATCAACGGCCAAAAACGGACGGACCGCGTTGACGAAATGTTGGATGTGGTCGACTTGGAATTCAAACGCGATGCTTACGCCAACACGCTCTCCCGAGGGCAAACCCAGCGTCTCGGTTTGGCTCGCACGTTGTTGCATGATCCGCAAGTGTTGTTGCTGGACGAACCGCTTTCAGGGCTCGATCCGCGAGCTCGTATCGAGATGCGGAATCTGCTTCGCAAGCTCGGAGAAATGGGCAAGACGGTGATCGTTAGCAGTCATATTTTGCCGGAGCTCGCCGATGTTTGTAACAAGGTCGGAATCATCGATCGCGGCGAATTGAAACAGAACGCCAAGGTGACCGAGGTGATCCGCATGGTGCGCGAGCATACCGTGTTGGTGATTCAAACCGCGGAGCGCGAGCAGATGGACGAGGTCGCAAAATTGTTGCAAGGGCACGAAAAGGTGCAAGCGACCGAACCCGGCGATGATGCGATTCGCATCATCCTAAAGGCTGGCGTGGATGAGTACAGCGATCTGCCGAAGTGGTTGATCGAAAACGGAATCAATTTGAAACGGTTCAGCGAAGAGGAACTCGATCTCGAGTCCGCGTTCATGGCGTTGACTCAAGGCACCAGCCGCCGCATGTAG
- the holA gene encoding DNA polymerase III subunit delta, whose protein sequence is MAILNAFEMLSKPPADLPSVAAVFGPDTTLRTWVIAALSSDGDVTSFDGESVRWSDLRDDLATASLFDFDGKRSIVIRDADKFVSQHRPELEKYVATPGTSNRFIIELSSLASNTKLYKAIAGDHLAVACTSSSDKKLGITAATRRKFLTGYVARQHGATLSGEAADALIEMLGEEIGMLETEIAKLALYKAPGETIDEPLVREVVAGWQGKTVWQITEAIATGNAAEALLQLDKLMSGGQRPIALLPQIAWSLRRLGMATAVVEHREREGRTVQLEDALAAAGINRPSDIQQSKAQLRGLGRARGKQLLPWLLDADLRLKGTHSAEGRDRFLLEHLVMRLAKAAPKK, encoded by the coding sequence ATGGCGATCTTAAACGCCTTTGAAATGTTGTCAAAACCGCCAGCGGACTTGCCGTCGGTGGCTGCCGTATTTGGTCCCGACACGACGCTGCGAACGTGGGTGATTGCGGCGCTTTCGTCGGATGGCGATGTGACTTCGTTCGATGGCGAATCGGTCCGCTGGTCCGACTTGCGCGACGATTTGGCCACCGCTTCGCTATTCGATTTTGACGGCAAACGAAGCATCGTGATTCGTGATGCCGACAAATTTGTCTCCCAACATCGCCCGGAACTGGAAAAGTACGTCGCCACCCCGGGGACATCCAATCGGTTCATCATTGAGCTGTCGTCGTTGGCGTCGAACACCAAATTGTACAAGGCGATCGCCGGTGACCATCTCGCCGTCGCCTGCACATCGAGCTCGGATAAAAAGCTGGGGATCACCGCTGCGACGCGGCGAAAATTCTTGACCGGCTACGTCGCCCGACAGCATGGCGCGACCTTGTCGGGCGAAGCGGCCGACGCGCTGATTGAAATGCTGGGCGAAGAGATCGGCATGCTCGAGACCGAGATTGCCAAGCTGGCCCTCTACAAGGCGCCAGGCGAAACGATCGACGAACCTTTGGTTCGTGAAGTGGTTGCAGGATGGCAAGGCAAAACGGTCTGGCAGATCACCGAAGCCATCGCCACGGGCAACGCTGCGGAGGCACTATTGCAGCTCGACAAATTGATGAGTGGGGGTCAGCGACCGATCGCCTTGTTGCCTCAAATCGCATGGTCGCTGCGGCGATTAGGGATGGCGACCGCCGTGGTCGAGCATCGTGAGCGTGAAGGTCGCACGGTGCAATTGGAAGATGCATTGGCGGCGGCAGGCATCAACCGGCCCTCGGACATTCAACAATCCAAGGCTCAACTACGAGGCCTCGGCCGGGCCCGAGGCAAACAGCTTTTGCCATGGCTGCTCGATGCCGACCTACGACTCAAAGGAACGCACAGCGCCGAGGGCCGCGATCGATTCTTGCTCGAACATCTGGTGATGCGATTGGCCAAAGCCGCACCGAAAAAATAG
- the mnmG gene encoding tRNA uridine-5-carboxymethylaminomethyl(34) synthesis enzyme MnmG, which translates to MAKSCYLYDVIVIGAGHAGTEAAAAAARLGAKTALLTTNLDTVGQMSCNPAIGGVAKGQIVREVDALGGLMGRAIDASGIQFRLLNCRKGPAMHSPRAQADKKAYQNHIKCQIEQQDNLHLRQETVVDLMTETIDGKTRVVGISVVGDAEYRAPTVILTTGTFLKAIMHTGDAKTSGGRAGEGTTTGISGALNRLGFEVERFKTGTPPRLNARSIDYSQLELQPGDDNPQPFSFMTGALDPLDQLPCHIAYTNDAVHELIRANLDRAPMYSGQINSRGPRYCPSIEDKVVRFADKDSHQLFLEPEGRQTEEVYVNGISTSLPRDVQDQMFRMIKGLEKAQIMRYGYAVEYDFCPPTQLWPHLESKSVDGLFLAGQINGTTGYEEAAGQGLIAGLNAARKVASQSPWTPTRDQAYIGVLVDDLVTAGTDEPYRMFTSRAEYRLLLRQDNADRRLTAAADELGLIDADRRQRFADKMTQIERAMECLKQARVDGTPGDVYLRRPEVDWETMCGHVEGLREIDQEAATQCLYDIKYEGYINRQKMEVEKHLRLAGKRIPQTFSYDAIGPLRQEAREKLNRVRPLNLDQAKRISGVTPADLALVLAHLERKKST; encoded by the coding sequence ATGGCAAAGTCTTGTTATCTCTATGACGTTATTGTCATTGGTGCCGGTCATGCGGGCACCGAGGCGGCCGCCGCTGCGGCGCGGTTGGGAGCCAAAACCGCGTTATTGACCACGAATTTGGACACCGTGGGACAAATGTCGTGTAACCCGGCCATCGGGGGTGTCGCAAAAGGGCAGATCGTCCGCGAAGTCGACGCCTTGGGGGGATTGATGGGCCGCGCGATCGATGCCAGCGGGATTCAGTTTCGCTTGCTCAATTGCCGCAAAGGCCCGGCGATGCACAGCCCGCGGGCTCAGGCCGACAAAAAGGCCTATCAAAATCACATCAAATGCCAGATCGAGCAGCAAGACAATTTACATCTGCGGCAAGAAACCGTCGTCGACCTGATGACCGAAACCATCGACGGTAAAACGCGAGTTGTCGGGATCAGCGTGGTGGGTGACGCCGAGTACCGCGCGCCCACGGTGATTCTGACGACCGGTACGTTTCTCAAAGCGATCATGCATACCGGCGACGCCAAGACCTCCGGGGGCAGGGCAGGGGAGGGGACGACGACCGGGATTAGCGGGGCGCTAAACCGCTTGGGATTCGAGGTCGAGCGGTTCAAAACCGGCACTCCGCCTCGGCTCAACGCCCGTTCGATCGATTATTCGCAGTTGGAATTGCAGCCCGGCGACGACAACCCGCAACCCTTTTCGTTCATGACCGGCGCACTCGATCCGCTCGATCAATTGCCTTGTCATATCGCCTACACCAACGATGCCGTGCATGAATTGATCCGAGCCAATTTGGATCGAGCGCCGATGTACAGCGGCCAAATCAATTCCCGCGGTCCTCGCTACTGTCCTTCGATCGAAGACAAAGTGGTCCGCTTTGCTGACAAAGATTCGCACCAATTGTTTCTCGAACCCGAAGGTCGCCAAACCGAAGAGGTCTACGTCAATGGGATCTCGACCAGCCTGCCTCGCGATGTCCAAGATCAAATGTTCCGCATGATCAAGGGACTCGAGAAGGCACAAATCATGCGTTATGGCTACGCGGTGGAGTATGACTTTTGTCCCCCCACCCAGCTGTGGCCCCACTTGGAAAGCAAGTCGGTGGACGGCTTGTTCCTGGCGGGCCAAATCAATGGCACCACCGGCTATGAAGAAGCGGCCGGACAAGGTTTGATCGCCGGACTGAACGCGGCCCGCAAAGTGGCCTCCCAATCCCCTTGGACCCCGACTCGCGATCAAGCCTATATCGGGGTCCTCGTGGACGACCTTGTGACCGCCGGAACGGACGAACCCTACCGCATGTTCACCAGCCGTGCGGAGTATCGGTTACTGTTGCGACAAGACAATGCCGATCGGCGATTGACCGCCGCGGCCGACGAGCTGGGCTTGATCGACGCCGATCGTCGCCAACGCTTTGCCGATAAAATGACGCAAATCGAGCGTGCGATGGAGTGCCTCAAACAGGCTCGCGTCGATGGCACCCCCGGTGACGTTTACTTGCGACGACCCGAAGTCGACTGGGAGACGATGTGTGGCCACGTCGAAGGCCTGCGAGAAATCGATCAAGAGGCTGCCACGCAGTGCTTGTACGACATCAAATACGAAGGCTACATCAACCGCCAAAAAATGGAGGTTGAGAAACACCTTCGTTTGGCCGGCAAACGAATCCCACAAACGTTCTCTTACGATGCGATTGGGCCGTTGCGTCAGGAGGCACGTGAAAAATTGAATCGCGTTCGTCCACTGAATCTGGACCAAGCAAAGCGGATCAGCGGCGTCACGCCCGCTGACTTGGCCTTGGTGTTGGCCCACCTTGAACGCAAGAAGTCAACGTAA
- a CDS encoding response regulator — protein sequence MTNKTVFTTGEAAKICKVSQQTIIRCFDNGSLKGFRVPGSKFRRIPREQLFLFMKENGIPTDALESGKKKLLIVDDDQDLVELISEGFARDGRFEIRTANNGFDAGMGVKEFRPDLVILDVMLPDINGKEVCQRVRSDPALDMVKILCISGMVEHSKVDALKVAGANDFMQKPFSIDDLINRSCDLLEIERGVIG from the coding sequence ATGACCAATAAAACGGTCTTCACGACAGGCGAAGCGGCCAAAATTTGTAAGGTCAGCCAGCAAACGATTATCCGTTGTTTCGACAACGGTTCGTTGAAGGGGTTTCGTGTCCCCGGAAGTAAGTTCCGACGCATTCCACGTGAACAGCTTTTTCTGTTCATGAAGGAGAACGGAATTCCCACCGATGCGCTCGAAAGCGGCAAAAAGAAGCTGCTGATCGTTGACGACGACCAAGATTTGGTCGAGTTGATCAGCGAAGGATTTGCCCGCGATGGGCGATTTGAGATCCGCACGGCGAACAATGGGTTTGACGCCGGAATGGGGGTCAAAGAGTTTCGTCCCGATTTGGTAATCTTGGATGTGATGTTACCTGACATCAACGGAAAAGAGGTTTGCCAACGCGTGCGGAGCGATCCCGCCTTAGATATGGTCAAAATTCTATGCATTTCCGGCATGGTCGAGCATAGCAAGGTGGACGCGCTGAAAGTCGCTGGCGCAAATGATTTCATGCAGAAGCCGTTCTCGATCGATGATTTGATCAATCGTTCGTGCGACCTGTTGGAAATCGAACGTGGCGTGATTGGGTAA
- a CDS encoding sensor histidine kinase, translating to MIPTTPLLPNLRFQSFRWWLPRSLVATETLMRLLLRSADASSDRHVDPVTLQQTVQCLRADPPLLIFAVASFPGDPTSGDPTSGDPTSGDPTSGDPTSGDSTSLSNLATWLANNAVTLFANGDAFLAAPTITSQTRARWSELDAYFQTIPLDRWISEASLWLEATGPSLPSAWQQRWANVCVQDEAVSSSRVVADASGTAGDSLQQLARQIEHTGVLERSFDQQIHQRKLASLKQFAYGLSHEINNPLANISTRAQQLKQGEADPQRNASLQKIVDQVYRAHEMIADLMFYANPSLPEPSPCDLGQLLLQIADEFVVEVDSLSIRLETEVPLDAVLLDVDSTMIGEVMRVLLRNAIEAIGSSGAIMISIVDQSDRVLIDVADSGPGLSRGAREHAFDPYFSGREAGRGLGLGLCRAYRVIKLHDGEITLSGGPSGCVATISLPR from the coding sequence ATGATCCCCACGACTCCCTTGTTACCCAATCTGCGTTTCCAATCCTTTCGATGGTGGTTGCCGCGTTCGCTCGTCGCGACTGAAACATTGATGCGGTTGCTGCTTCGCAGTGCGGATGCGTCAAGCGACCGACATGTCGACCCGGTAACGCTTCAGCAAACGGTGCAGTGCTTGCGCGCCGACCCGCCATTGTTGATCTTTGCTGTGGCTTCGTTTCCCGGCGACCCGACTTCCGGCGACCCGACTTCCGGTGACCCGACGTCAGGTGACCCGACTTCCGGTGACCCGACTTCCGGTGACTCGACGTCGCTCTCGAATTTGGCCACTTGGCTGGCCAACAACGCGGTCACGCTGTTTGCCAACGGGGATGCGTTTTTGGCGGCGCCGACGATTACCTCCCAAACTCGCGCTCGCTGGTCCGAGCTGGACGCTTATTTTCAAACCATTCCGCTGGACCGCTGGATTAGCGAAGCGTCATTGTGGCTGGAAGCGACCGGACCTTCTCTGCCGTCGGCATGGCAACAACGATGGGCGAATGTTTGCGTCCAAGACGAAGCGGTCTCATCCTCTCGAGTCGTTGCCGATGCGAGTGGGACTGCGGGCGATTCTCTGCAGCAATTGGCGCGTCAAATCGAGCACACCGGAGTGCTGGAGCGTTCGTTTGATCAACAAATTCACCAGCGTAAGTTGGCGTCATTAAAGCAATTCGCCTACGGGCTCTCTCATGAAATCAACAATCCGTTAGCGAACATCTCGACGCGGGCTCAGCAGTTGAAGCAGGGGGAAGCGGATCCGCAGCGCAACGCATCGTTACAAAAGATCGTCGATCAAGTTTATCGAGCGCACGAGATGATTGCGGATTTGATGTTTTACGCAAATCCATCGCTGCCGGAGCCATCGCCGTGTGACCTCGGGCAGTTGCTATTACAGATTGCTGATGAATTCGTCGTGGAGGTTGATTCGCTCTCGATCCGCTTGGAGACGGAGGTTCCGTTGGACGCGGTATTGCTCGATGTCGATTCCACGATGATCGGCGAGGTGATGCGGGTGTTGTTGCGAAATGCGATCGAAGCGATCGGTTCGAGTGGCGCGATCATGATTTCGATCGTGGATCAGTCCGATCGTGTGTTGATTGATGTGGCGGATAGTGGCCCAGGGCTGTCGCGTGGTGCACGCGAACATGCCTTTGATCCTTACTTTAGTGGTCGCGAAGCGGGCCGAGGACTCGGGTTGGGGCTTTGCCGAGCCTATCGGGTGATCAAGCTGCATGACGGCGAGATCACGCTCTCGGGCGGCCCGAGCGGTTGTGTCGCAACGATCTCACTTCCTCGCTAG
- the gatA gene encoding Asp-tRNA(Asn)/Glu-tRNA(Gln) amidotransferase subunit GatA: MLDSALELVRLQENGDLTAVEIVEKALSSIQDTQASINAFTHVAAEQAIDAAKRVDAKRAAGQPLGRLAGVPVAVKDVLCTSDMPTTCSSRMLENFRPPYDATVVSKLRAADAVIIGKTNMDEFAMGASTETSAFGVTRNPWNTDCTPGGSSGGAAACVAAGSVPLSLGTDTGGSIRQPAAFCGITGMKPTYGRVSRYGLVAFASSLDQVGPMAWSVPDVALLLEAIAGFEPRDSTSLNQFVPNYSDVLQSADLRGLRIGVLNEAAETAGIDPAIIAAVNEAAKVFQSQGAEIVEIQLPHSKYWVPTYYVIAPCEASSNLSRYDGAHYGHRTDSIDLTSEHGPLVSAYCRSRAEGFGSEVKRRIMVGTYALSEGYADKYYSQALKVRRLIKGDFDAAFGQADLLLGPVTPSTAFRLGDKIEDPIQMYLCDLFTVGANLAGLPAISLPAGNDANGLPIGIQLQAPALEESRLLFAANAFQTATDHHHQRPSH; this comes from the coding sequence ATGCTAGATTCCGCCCTGGAATTGGTTCGATTGCAAGAAAATGGCGATTTGACCGCAGTTGAAATTGTTGAGAAAGCGTTGTCGTCGATCCAAGACACCCAGGCTTCGATCAACGCGTTCACCCACGTTGCGGCGGAACAGGCCATTGACGCTGCCAAGCGGGTCGATGCGAAACGCGCCGCCGGTCAGCCGCTGGGGCGTTTGGCGGGCGTTCCCGTGGCGGTCAAGGACGTGCTTTGCACCTCGGACATGCCGACCACCTGTTCCTCACGCATGCTCGAAAACTTTCGTCCTCCCTACGACGCCACCGTCGTCAGCAAGCTGCGCGCTGCTGATGCGGTGATCATTGGCAAAACGAACATGGACGAATTCGCGATGGGTGCCAGCACCGAAACGAGTGCGTTCGGCGTGACGCGAAATCCCTGGAATACCGACTGCACGCCGGGGGGCAGCAGCGGTGGAGCGGCCGCCTGTGTCGCCGCCGGTTCGGTGCCGCTTAGCCTAGGGACCGACACTGGAGGCTCGATCCGGCAGCCCGCTGCGTTTTGTGGGATTACGGGGATGAAGCCCACCTATGGGCGCGTCAGCCGCTATGGGTTGGTCGCCTTCGCCAGCAGTTTGGATCAAGTTGGACCGATGGCATGGTCGGTTCCCGATGTTGCTCTGTTGCTCGAAGCGATTGCCGGATTCGAGCCGCGTGATTCAACTTCGCTGAATCAATTCGTACCAAACTATTCCGATGTCTTGCAATCGGCGGATCTGCGTGGGCTGCGGATCGGTGTTTTGAATGAGGCCGCAGAGACCGCGGGAATCGATCCTGCGATCATTGCTGCGGTCAACGAAGCGGCCAAGGTGTTTCAGTCCCAAGGCGCTGAGATTGTCGAAATCCAACTGCCGCACAGTAAGTATTGGGTGCCGACGTACTACGTGATCGCGCCCTGTGAAGCGAGTAGCAATCTGTCGCGATATGACGGAGCTCATTATGGTCACCGCACCGATTCGATCGATTTGACCAGCGAGCATGGGCCCTTGGTTTCGGCGTACTGTCGCAGTCGCGCCGAAGGATTTGGATCCGAGGTGAAACGCCGCATCATGGTCGGCACGTACGCCTTGAGTGAGGGATATGCCGACAAGTACTACAGTCAAGCGCTCAAGGTGCGTCGTTTGATCAAAGGCGATTTTGACGCCGCGTTTGGGCAAGCTGATTTGTTGCTCGGCCCGGTCACCCCTTCGACCGCGTTTCGGCTTGGCGACAAGATCGAGGATCCCATTCAAATGTATCTTTGCGATTTGTTTACTGTCGGAGCGAATCTCGCCGGCTTGCCCGCGATTTCATTGCCCGCAGGAAACGATGCCAATGGATTGCCCATTGGGATCCAATTGCAAGCACCGGCGCTCGAAGAGTCGCGTTTGCTGTTTGCCGCAAACGCCTTTCAAACGGCCACGGATCACCACCACCAACGTCCCTCCCACTGA
- the gatB gene encoding Asp-tRNA(Asn)/Glu-tRNA(Gln) amidotransferase subunit GatB, translated as MSTQQVTTIIGLEVHVQLKTKTKLFCGCRTEFGAPPNTQVCPTCLGLPGALPVINEAAIDLAIRTGLAIHCSIPEMTKWDRKQYFYPDLPKGYQISQFDLPICADGYLEIVDPADENNTRHIGIIRAHLEEDAGKSMHDEVAGKSDTRIDLNRCGTPLLEIVSQPDLRSAAEVREYLTQLKLILMHLDVSDCEMQEGSLRVDANVNLHIEIDGQKIATPIVEVKNMNSFRAVERALEFEIERQYIDWEADGLTIEDRAKTTRGWDDSKGCTFIQREKEESADYRYFPDPDLLPIRIPAERIEQARASLGELPQVTIARLQNQYGLNVYDSNVIVNQGPAMIAYFETAAEISGDAKRSSSWIQQDVMRTLKEQESTIDAFAVSSDQLGALLKRVAAGEIDNTRARDVFAYLLENNVTVEAAMKTLGIEQVDSGELDSLCQELLDANPQVVADVQGGKVQALGALIGQAKKKNPNANPGKVRETLLRLIQS; from the coding sequence ATGTCAACTCAGCAAGTCACCACCATCATCGGGCTGGAAGTCCACGTTCAACTCAAGACAAAAACAAAATTGTTTTGTGGGTGTCGCACCGAGTTTGGCGCACCGCCAAACACGCAAGTTTGCCCCACGTGTTTGGGGTTACCCGGCGCGCTTCCGGTGATCAACGAGGCGGCGATCGATTTGGCGATCCGCACTGGGTTGGCGATCCATTGCTCCATTCCCGAGATGACCAAGTGGGATCGTAAGCAATACTTTTATCCCGACTTGCCCAAGGGGTATCAAATCAGCCAATTCGATTTGCCGATTTGTGCCGATGGGTATCTTGAGATCGTCGATCCCGCGGACGAGAACAACACGCGTCATATCGGCATCATTCGCGCGCACCTTGAAGAGGATGCGGGCAAGAGTATGCATGACGAGGTCGCTGGCAAAAGCGACACGCGAATTGACTTGAACCGCTGTGGCACGCCGCTACTGGAGATCGTCAGTCAGCCGGATCTGCGTTCTGCTGCGGAGGTCCGCGAGTACTTAACCCAATTGAAATTGATCCTGATGCATCTCGATGTTTCAGATTGCGAGATGCAAGAGGGCAGTTTGCGTGTCGACGCGAATGTGAACTTGCACATCGAGATCGATGGACAAAAAATCGCGACTCCGATTGTCGAAGTCAAGAACATGAATAGCTTCCGCGCGGTCGAGCGGGCGCTCGAGTTTGAAATCGAGCGTCAATACATCGACTGGGAAGCGGATGGGTTGACGATCGAGGATCGCGCCAAGACCACACGTGGTTGGGATGACTCCAAGGGCTGCACGTTCATTCAGCGTGAAAAGGAAGAGTCGGCCGACTATCGTTACTTCCCCGATCCCGACCTGTTGCCGATCCGAATCCCAGCCGAACGAATTGAACAGGCACGTGCATCGCTGGGTGAGTTGCCGCAAGTGACGATCGCGCGACTGCAAAATCAGTATGGCTTGAACGTGTACGATTCCAATGTGATCGTCAATCAAGGGCCCGCGATGATCGCCTATTTTGAAACTGCAGCAGAGATCTCAGGCGATGCAAAGCGTTCGAGCTCGTGGATCCAGCAAGATGTGATGCGGACGCTCAAAGAGCAAGAGTCGACGATTGACGCGTTCGCAGTTTCAAGCGACCAACTCGGCGCGTTGCTGAAACGAGTCGCGGCAGGCGAGATCGATAACACGCGAGCAAGAGACGTGTTTGCGTATCTGCTTGAAAATAATGTCACGGTCGAAGCGGCGATGAAGACGCTCGGTATCGAGCAGGTCGATAGCGGCGAACTCGATTCGTTGTGCCAAGAATTGCTCGACGCCAACCCGCAAGTGGTGGCCGACGTGCAAGGCGGCAAGGTGCAAGCGTTGGGCGCATTGATTGGGCAAGCCAAGAAGAAGAATCCTAATGCCAATCCCGGCAAAGTCCGCGAAACCCTGCTGCGTTTGATCCAGTCGTAG
- the nrfH gene encoding cytochrome c nitrite reductase small subunit, giving the protein MEPSIPQSFDSVAPSRTGWRRFGRATLIFVVLIGVLAGLGTFTFGYGKGASYLSNDPLTCINCHAMQGQYDSWQHSSHHHVAVCNDCHLPHDAIGKWVTKADNGFFHSLAFTLGNYKDPIQIKPRNKRVTQSTCVDCHKDFVHSMLPAVKGEDMQSCVHCHADVGHAQR; this is encoded by the coding sequence ATGGAACCATCAATACCGCAATCATTCGATAGCGTCGCTCCATCACGAACCGGGTGGCGGCGTTTCGGACGTGCCACCCTCATCTTTGTCGTCTTGATCGGCGTGCTCGCCGGGCTTGGCACCTTTACGTTTGGTTACGGCAAAGGAGCGAGCTATTTGAGCAACGACCCGCTGACGTGCATTAATTGTCATGCCATGCAGGGGCAATACGATTCTTGGCAGCACTCGAGCCACCATCACGTCGCCGTTTGTAACGATTGTCATCTGCCACATGATGCAATCGGGAAATGGGTGACCAAGGCCGACAATGGTTTCTTCCACTCGTTGGCGTTCACGCTGGGCAACTACAAAGATCCGATTCAGATCAAACCGCGTAACAAGCGTGTGACTCAGAGCACGTGTGTGGATTGCCACAAAGATTTCGTGCACTCGATGTTGCCCGCGGTCAAGGGCGAAGACATGCAGTCGTGCGTGCACTGTCACGCCGATGTGGGCCATGCGCAACGTTAG